TCTTCTCTTTCAAGCGGCTTGCGCCAAACCCCTTTGGCATGGCTTGCAATCCAATCTAATGATTCGGTTTCAATAACCAGTCTCTTTGAAAAATCCATGTTGAACATAATGGCGACCTTACTCTTGTTATCGTTTTAATTATTCTTATTATCTTTCTAGCTTCTATTCTACGCGAATACTGAGCGAGAGGGGCTATTCTCAGCTAGTTGCCTATAAAGCTCTCTCATAAATATTAAAGTCTAGTCTTAATTAGTTGCAGCAAACACGCTTAGCTCACTGGTGTTTGTTCAAAGCGACCTTTTACGAAATCAATGAAGGTTCGAATTCGGCTTGGTTGATAGCGGTCTCGATGGTAGATCGCTGAAAAGTCGACCTTAGGCACCACCCATTCTTCAAACACTTGCAGCAATTGCCCGTCGTTCAGTTCTTGTAAGCAATAGATGGTTGGAACACGAATAATTCCGTTGCCCGACTTCGCGCCCTGCACCAACACTCGCCCATTTTTACATTGCAGCCTGCCCGTCACATGCACATCGACTGTTTTCTTGGTGTCGTCTAGCGCTTGAAAGCTCCACTTGCGAACAGAGCCTGTTAAGCAGTCATGGTGGATGAGATCTTTAGGGTGATTTGGCTTCCCTTTACGAGCGAAATACTCAGGGCTCGCGAGTGTTCCCATCTCGATGTCCAAAAGCTTTCTGGCGATAAAGCCCGCGTCTTCTAAGCTTCCCATGCGAAAAGCGATATCGAAAGCATCTTCAATCAAATCCACTCGGTTACTGCTGAAATCAAGGCTAATGCTGATGTCTGGGTAGAGCTGCATGAACTCATTGACCAGATCCGCGATGATCACCTCACCAAGATAACCGCCGACACAGTTTACTTTTATGTCGCCACGTACTTCTTCGACATCATCAACCGCAGCAATCAGCGCTTGGTCTATGTTATCGAGGGCTTGCTCACATCTCGCGTACAGATCTTGCCCCGCGTGAGTCAGCCTCAAGGTTCGAGTGGTGCGGATAAACAGTGTCACACCCATCTGCTTTTCTAGGCTACTCACTTGGCGTGATACGTGGGAACGAGACACATCCAACTCCTCAGCCGCTTTGGTGAAATTACCTAAACGAGCGATCAGCACGAAGGAGCGAATATCAGACAGGTTAATTTGATTGAGCATAGTCGCCAGCTTACTAATGAAGTTATGAGATAGACGCTTTTATTGTTGCACCACAGCAACAGTGTTTCAAGTAAAGCGCTATATATCAACAATGCTCTTTTCCTTAATATACCTCCATCGCAACGAAGCAAGGCAACAAGCACTTGATTCGAATGCACTTAAACAATACGTCGTAGCCAACCGACGCAATAAAAGTACAGAGGAAATAAAATGAAAAAACTAATCGTAATTACAGGTGCAAGCTCTGGTATTGGTGAAGCAATCGCTCGTCGTCTAAGCGATGAAGGTCACCCTCTTCTACTTTTAGCTCGTCGTGTTGACCGCCTTGAAGCTCTGAACCTACCAAACTCTCTATCAGTAAAAGTAGACGTAACAGACAAAGCGTCTTTTGATGCAGCAATCGCACAAGGTGAAGAGAAATTTGGCCCTGTAGACGCGCTTATCAACAACGCTGGTGCAATGCTTCTTGGTCAAATCGATACGCAAGACGCTCAAGAGTGGAAGACAATGTTCGATGTGAACGTGATTGGTCTTCTGAACGGCATGCAGTCTGTACTTGCTCCGATGATGGAACGTAACACAGGTACTATCATCAACATCAGCTCTATCGCGGGTAAGAAAACATTCCCAAGCCACGCAGCTTACTGTGGTACTAAGTTCGCGGTACACGCTATTTCTGAAAACGTTCGTGAAGAAGTGGCGGCGTCAAATGTTCGTGTTACGACTATCGCACCGGGTGCTGTAGAAACAGAACTTCTGTACCACACTACATCTCAAGAGATCAAAGACGGTTACGATTCTTGGAAAGAAGACATGGGTGGCGTATTGGCAGCTGACGATATCGCTCGCGCTGTATCATTCGCTTACCAACAACCACAGAACGTATGTATCCGTGAGATTGCTCTAGCACCAACTAAGCAACAGCCATAGAAGTTAATTATCACGCATATATTTGTGATGCATAAATAGAAAGCGCCACTACTTATTCAATAGTGGCGCTTTTGTTTTTATTGAGTCTAGCTACAAGCAGTAACCGTAATTAAAACTCAACGCGATAAACTGATGTGCTACCACTTACTTCGTTGCCAATCGCAATAAAGTGGTTACCAGAGCGAGTAAAATACTTGATTGACTCTGGGCCTAGGTCACCCGCTTTCGAGTTGTAAGTATCGTTGTCGCAATCACCGTCTTCATCAACTTTAGTGCACACTGGTTGTGTAAAGTCTCGGTTGTTCAAGTAGCTGATGAAACTTGCAGTTTTAGGCTGTGTTACGTCGTAAACCATGATGCCACCTTGGCGTTCAAGACCAATAAAGGCATAGTGCTTACCGTTAATCTCAGCCACTTCGATAGCTTCAGGCTCAACCCCTTTATCATCACTGCGATCGTCACCACTTTGGTTGTTATCATTGGTGCTGTTGAAGTTTGCAGGATCTTGATCAAGAACGATCCGAGCGAAATCATCGCCGCTATCAAACACTAATTCGCCAGACTCATCCCAGATAGAGAAAGAACGGCTACCGAATGCTTGAACTTTTTGGTCAGCAGCAAGTGTTCCTTGTGGCTTAATCACTTTAAGACGAGCAAGTTGCTTATTGTCTTTGAGTGCTCCAGCCAATGGGTGGTTCGCGTCAACGTCTAGCTTCTTGCCACGCACTTCATCGACATAAGCGATACAAAAGTCTTTTTCTGTGGTGTAGTTTTCGGTGCCTTGATAATCGTCACCGTCCCACTCAAAACCTTTCTCATCACACATTTTTTGCGTGGTCTTGATGCCATATTCACGACCATCACCTTCGTTTGCAGTCACGATGTAGGTGTTGCCCTCAACACTGTAGCTAGTGATGCTATCTGGCATGTAGAGACCTTCTAACATTGCGTAGCTTTGTAGGTTACCTATGTTTTTGTCTTTATTTGACGCATCCAACTGAGCAGTATCCCAAGGCTTTCCACCTAATCCCAGAATCGCATCCACTTGTGCACTCACCACGTCAATCGCTGCTAATGCATTGTTCTCTTGCAGGGCTACATAGAGTTTTCCGTTATCAGCAAACGTTAGGTATTCCGGCTCTAGATCTTGGGCAACGGTTGCATTCGGAGTTGAGATTCGAACCTTTTCGGTCAATTCTGCGTGGCGTGGCTGACCTAGGTTGAATGCCTTGAAATCAATTTGAGTCACTTTCGCTTGCAAAGGACCGTTGGTTAAATCAACCAGTGTCACTGAGCCTTCAGGATCAATGCTGTAATCCGCATTCGGCTCACCTTCGTTTGCAGATGCAATGTAACGACCGTCCTTAGAAAAGCTCACCATGTCCGGTAATGCACCAGCCGTATAAGTAGTGAGCAGCTCTAACGTGTCTGAACGATAAAGTGCAATGATGCCGTTTTGTTGCTTGTCGGCGTTTTCAATTGCGACCGCAACTAAGCCTTGATGAGTCGATACACTATTTGCAGCACCGATATTAATGCCAGAAGCCGCAGCTGCTGATTGAAGATCAATATAGCCCTCAGATGTTGGTTCGCTAGCCGAGTTCATTGATAAAACATCGACTTTCTGCGCTTGAGCGTTAACCACATAAAGCTTATCGGTACATGAATCGTAGCTGACGATTTCGGCTGCAGAAGTATCAAACGGAGCGTCAGTAATAGAACGGCCAACCAAAGTAAGTCCAGTTACCGCAGCACCGC
This genomic window from Vibrio toranzoniae contains:
- a CDS encoding LysR family transcriptional regulator; translated protein: MLNQINLSDIRSFVLIARLGNFTKAAEELDVSRSHVSRQVSSLEKQMGVTLFIRTTRTLRLTHAGQDLYARCEQALDNIDQALIAAVDDVEEVRGDIKVNCVGGYLGEVIIADLVNEFMQLYPDISISLDFSSNRVDLIEDAFDIAFRMGSLEDAGFIARKLLDIEMGTLASPEYFARKGKPNHPKDLIHHDCLTGSVRKWSFQALDDTKKTVDVHVTGRLQCKNGRVLVQGAKSGNGIIRVPTIYCLQELNDGQLLQVFEEWVVPKVDFSAIYHRDRYQPSRIRTFIDFVKGRFEQTPVS
- a CDS encoding SDR family oxidoreductase yields the protein MKKLIVITGASSGIGEAIARRLSDEGHPLLLLARRVDRLEALNLPNSLSVKVDVTDKASFDAAIAQGEEKFGPVDALINNAGAMLLGQIDTQDAQEWKTMFDVNVIGLLNGMQSVLAPMMERNTGTIINISSIAGKKTFPSHAAYCGTKFAVHAISENVREEVAASNVRVTTIAPGAVETELLYHTTSQEIKDGYDSWKEDMGGVLAADDIARAVSFAYQQPQNVCIREIALAPTKQQP
- a CDS encoding choice-of-anchor I family protein; its protein translation is MNRKFNKLTLLLPIAVSSALVGCSQSTSTSPTTATPSPASVDAFSLQCQSIQQPIASGAAVTGLTLVGRSITDAPFDTSAAEIVSYDSCTDKLYVVNAQAQKVDVLSMNSASEPTSEGYIDLQSAAAASGINIGAANSVSTHQGLVAVAIENADKQQNGIIALYRSDTLELLTTYTAGALPDMVSFSKDGRYIASANEGEPNADYSIDPEGSVTLVDLTNGPLQAKVTQIDFKAFNLGQPRHAELTEKVRISTPNATVAQDLEPEYLTFADNGKLYVALQENNALAAIDVVSAQVDAILGLGGKPWDTAQLDASNKDKNIGNLQSYAMLEGLYMPDSITSYSVEGNTYIVTANEGDGREYGIKTTQKMCDEKGFEWDGDDYQGTENYTTEKDFCIAYVDEVRGKKLDVDANHPLAGALKDNKQLARLKVIKPQGTLAADQKVQAFGSRSFSIWDESGELVFDSGDDFARIVLDQDPANFNSTNDNNQSGDDRSDDKGVEPEAIEVAEINGKHYAFIGLERQGGIMVYDVTQPKTASFISYLNNRDFTQPVCTKVDEDGDCDNDTYNSKAGDLGPESIKYFTRSGNHFIAIGNEVSGSTSVYRVEF